One part of the Streptomyces sp. AM 2-1-1 genome encodes these proteins:
- a CDS encoding cytochrome P450 — MARVVLPGGVVVWSVTGHREIKQLLADPRVSKDAEQHWPVWINGDVPAGWPLSLWVSVRSMITAYGEDHKRLRKLTAKAFTARRIGGLRPRVEEFTGLLLEELAAAPEGEVVDIREGFAAVLPVQVICDLLGIPQEARRRLQDTIGLTFLTDVPPETVERNVGELYAALNALVDSRRATPGDDLITCLIAARDEEVEGGLTQEELVDTVLLIISAGYETTVNLLDHAVHSLLRHPGQLALVREGVASWDDVVEETLRCEPPGFHVPLRYAVQDIEVGGVVVAAGDAILVSPAGAGRDPEVHGRNADVFDVTRGTRRTHLTFGHGVHHCLGAPLARMEAVVALEALFRRFPGLRLAEPEQPLAPLPSFLSNGHLRLPVLLHA, encoded by the coding sequence GTGGCGCGGGTCGTGCTGCCCGGCGGTGTCGTGGTGTGGTCGGTCACGGGCCATCGGGAGATCAAGCAGTTGCTGGCGGACCCGCGGGTCTCGAAGGACGCGGAACAGCACTGGCCGGTCTGGATCAACGGTGATGTCCCGGCCGGCTGGCCCCTTTCTCTCTGGGTTTCGGTGCGCAGCATGATCACCGCGTACGGCGAGGATCACAAGCGATTGAGAAAGCTCACCGCGAAGGCGTTCACCGCGCGCAGGATCGGTGGACTCAGACCGAGGGTCGAGGAGTTCACCGGTCTGCTGCTGGAGGAACTCGCCGCCGCCCCGGAAGGCGAGGTGGTGGATATACGAGAAGGCTTCGCCGCTGTTCTGCCCGTGCAGGTCATCTGCGATTTGCTCGGTATTCCGCAGGAGGCGCGCCGCCGGCTCCAGGACACGATCGGCCTCACCTTTCTCACGGACGTGCCGCCCGAGACGGTGGAGCGGAACGTCGGTGAGCTCTACGCGGCACTGAACGCCCTGGTCGATTCCCGGCGCGCCACGCCGGGCGACGATCTGATCACCTGCCTGATCGCCGCGCGGGACGAGGAGGTGGAGGGGGGCCTGACCCAGGAGGAGCTGGTGGACACCGTCCTGCTCATCATCTCCGCGGGCTACGAGACGACGGTGAACCTGCTGGACCACGCCGTGCACAGTCTGCTGCGCCATCCCGGACAGCTCGCGCTGGTCCGTGAGGGCGTCGCGAGCTGGGACGACGTCGTGGAGGAGACCCTCAGGTGCGAGCCTCCCGGTTTCCACGTCCCTCTGCGGTACGCGGTCCAGGACATCGAGGTGGGGGGTGTGGTCGTCGCGGCCGGGGACGCGATACTCGTCTCGCCGGCGGGGGCCGGACGCGACCCCGAGGTCCACGGCCGGAACGCGGACGTGTTCGACGTGACCCGCGGCACGCGCCGGACCCACCTCACCTTCGGCCACGGGGTGCACCACTGCCTGGGGGCCCCACTGGCCAGGATGGAGGCGGTCGTCGCCCTCGAAGCCCTCTTTCGCCGGTTCCCCGGCCTGCGGCTCGCGGAGCCGGAGCAGCCCTTGGCGCCGCTGCCGTCGTTCCTCTCGAACGGCCACCTCCGCCTCCCCGTACTGCTCCACGCCTGA